The Tessaracoccus timonensis sequence TCTGGGCGAGTACCTCGTCGGTGACTTCACCCTCGACGTCGATCTCGAATCGCTTTCCTTGACGCACGGTAAGGCCCTGGAATCCGAGACGGTGCAGTGCGCCGGTGACGGCCTTCCCCTGGGGGTCGAGAATCTCCGGCTTCGGCATAACGTTGACGACGACGCGTGGCATAGCCAGCAGCCTACCGGTTCCCCACGAGAGATTCCCGTTGGTAGGCAAATGTGTGGGGAATGCGACTGATTGATAGTGGGCGCTAGCGCTCAAGGATGGCGGCAATATCGGCAGAATGCTCGAGGTAGCCGTCGAGCAACTGCTGGCCCTTCGTCGGGGAATCCACCAACGGATGCGTGGCGAATCCTTCCCAGGCCGCACCGGCGTCGCCCGTGACGGCAGCATCGAGGATGCAGCGCTCAGCGCCGCGCAGCCTGGACATCCGCCCAAGCTGCTCCAGCGACGGTGCGGCAAGACGCTTCGGGTGCACCCCGTCGCCATCCACGACGCACCCGACTTCGATGGTGAGGTCGTCCGGCAGCTCCGCGACGATGCGCTCGTCCGAGCCTGCACCGTTGGCCACGTTGAGGATCATCTTCTCCGACGTGTTCGTGGCGATGGCCGTCATGAGTCGCAGTGCCACATCCTGGTATCCGCCGCCCGCGATGTCCTCCTCGCGACGCTCCTCGTCGCGCCCCTCGGCCATGTAGGTGGCCTCGCGGGTATGCAGCGCGTCGCGCCACACCTTCAATGGCGACTCGCAGCACTCGGCGCTGGCCGCGTCGTAGAACTCCCGCTGCTGGGATTGCAGGAACTCGCCACGCGTCTGCCCGGCGTCGAGGATGCGGCGGATGGCGTCGTCGGTGTGCAGGTAGTAGTAGAGGTATTCGTTCGGCAGGGCGGCCATCTGGCGCACGTAGTCAATGCCGACGATGCGGGCCTCTTCGATGCCTTCGATGAGGGCGTCGTCGGCGAGCAGGGTGGGCAGGAGATCGTCGCCGTCGATGCGCACCTCACGCAGCCAACCGAGGTGGTTGAGGCCAAGGTAGTCGTACTCGACGTCGGCGACTTCCTTGCCAAAGGCGCGAGCTACACGGCGCACCAGGCCGATGGGGGTATCGCAGATGCCGACGACGCGCTGGCCGAGCACCTGCTGCATGGCCTCGGTGACGATGCCAGCAGGGTTGGTGAAGTTGATCACCCAAGCGTTCGGGGCCTCGCGCGCGATCGTCTCCGCAACGTTGCGCATCACAGGGATGGTGCGCAGCGCGTAGGCCAACCCGCCGGGGCCGATCGTTTCCTGGCCGAGCAGCCCGAGGTTCAGGGCGACACGCTCGTCGACGGTGCGCGCCGCGGTGCCCCCGACGCGGATGGCGGAAAAGACGAAGTCAGCGCCGCGCACGGCGTCGGTGAGGTCATTCGTGACACGCACCGACGTGGCGCCGTCACCGATCTGTGCCGCCATCTCAGCGGTGATGCGTTCGATCACGCGCAGGCGGGTGGAGTCGACGTCGAAGAGCACGACCTCGTCGACATGCATCCCGGTGACTTGCTGCGCGACTGCTTCGTACACGAGCGGCGTGCGGAATCCGCCACCGCCGAGGATCGCTAGTCTCATTTCGTCTGCTCCTCACTGCGCGCCACGACGAGCGCGGTTTCATCGGGAATCGCCAAGCCTTGCGGCTTCGCGTCGGTTACCAAGTGACTAAAAGCGTCCAGCCCACTCACCCGGAGGAAGCCGGAGCCGGGGAATTTTTCTGCGTCTGCGAGCAGGTACGACGAGTTCGCGCAGCGCATCAGTGCTCGTTTCACGGGCACCTCGCTGGGCGTCGAATCCAGAACCGACCCGTCGTTGGCGACGCCAGCAGTACCGAGGAACGCCTTGTCAACTCGCATTTGACTGAGCATCTGCTCCGCCCAGGTGCCCACCATGGAGCGGTAATTTGCACGCAGCAGACCACCCACGACGACGAGATCCACCGCCGGCGCCTGCGCCAGGGCGTCGACCACCGCGAGCGACGCGGTGACCACAGTGAGCGATTTCTCCGCCAACACCTGGCACATCGCGGCCACCGTCGTGCCGCTGTCGAGCGCGATGACGTCCCCGTCCTCGACGAGTTGCGCCGCAGCGTGTCCGATGGCGCGCTTGGCTTCGGAGGCCGCCTCAGCCACCTCACTGAAGCTGCGCAGATCGCGCTCGGGCCGGATGGTGCCCATCGCGTCGCCTGCACCACCGCGAAGGCGGCGCAACTTGCCTGCTTTGGAGAGCGCGTCGAGGTCGCGACGCACCGTGGCCTCGGAGACACCCAACGCCTCGCACAACTGTTGCACCGTGACGAACCCACGGTCGCGCACGGCGGTGACAATGCGGAGATGTCGATCTTCGGTCAGCACGCCATAAACGTAGCATCCAAACAAGCAACTTCAGTCATTTATACGAAAAAGGTGGCTGATTCGCTCATGTTCTGACATGCTGGGGGCAGTAGGACCGGTTTCGCACACTTGCGCGTTAGCGGCCGAAGTATCAGTGAAGCTACATCACAGAAGGAGCAACATGCGACGTCGCAAGTTCCTCGTGCTGGGTCTCGCCCCAGCACTTGCACTCGGCACGCTGTCGGCGTGCGCGCCCGGTAGCGGCGACAGCGCCTCGGGTGAGACAGCGTCGAAGGCGCCCAGCGAAATCAGCACCGACCCAGCTAGCTTGGGCGATGTCGAGTTGAAGGTATGGGACCAGGAAGTTCGCGGTTCCCAAAACGATGCGCTGGAGGCCCTGAACAAGGCCTTCCAGGATAAGTACCCCAACATCAAGATCAAGCGCACCAGCCAGTCGAACGATGATCTGCAGCAGCAGATCGCGCTCGCGCTGTCCGGCAACGACGTGCCCGACGTCGCGCAGGTCAACAATGCCCGCGGTGACATGGGCCAGTACGTGGCTGCCGGCCAGCTCGTGAACCTCGAGCCCTACGCCGAGGCCTACGGCTGGAGCGACCGCTTCGCTGAGTCCGTGCTGAGCAAGGTGCGGTACTCCGACGATGCCAAGACCTTCGGCGAAGGCAGCCTGTACGGCGTACCGCAGACCGGTGAGATCGTCGGCCTGTTCTACTCCAAGAAGAAGCTCGAGAAGCTCGGAATCGAGGCGCCGACGACATGGGACGAGTACTTCGCCGCGCTCGACAAGGCGAAGGAAGCGGGCGAACAGCCCATGGTGCTGGGCAACCTCGAGCAGTGGCCCGCGCTCCACGTCTTCGGCCCGCTGCAGGCCAACTACGTGTCCTCGGACGAGATCGTGAAGCTCGGCATGGGCAACGCGGGCGCCGACTGGACGTCGGATGCCAACAAGGAGGCCATGACGCAGTTCGCCAAGTGGGCGAAGGACGGCTACTTCGGCTCGTCGCCGAACGGCACCGACTACGACCCGGCCTGGGCGAGCTTCGGTAAGGGCACCGGCGTGTTCCTGCCCGCTGGTAGCTGGGTGGGCACCGACCTCGAAGCCACCATGAAGGATGACCTCGGGTTCATGGCTCCGCCACCCGGCGTCGACGGCAAGCTCGCCACCACCGGTGGCACGGGTATTCCGTTCTCGATTCCTGCCAAGTCGAAGAACGTCGACGCGGCCGCCGCCTACATCGACTTCATCACCAGCGACGAGGCCATGAAGATCATCGCTGAGAAGGGCGGCATGCCGGTGAACAACACGGCCGAGCTCGCTCCGGACTCGGGCGTGCAGCACGACATCTTCACCGCTTTCGACAAGGTTTCGTCCGAAGGCACCCTGCTGCCGTACCTTGACTACGCGACGCCCAGCTTCGCGGACACCGCTGGCCAGGGCCTCCAGGAGGCGCTAGGCGGCCAGAAGTCTCCCGAAGATGTACTCCAGTCCTTCCAGGACGACTACTCGAAGTTCGTGGGTGAGTAACTGATGTCGAAGAAGGGTCGGGAGCGGCCGTCGGCAGTGGTACGAGGGCGGTGGACGCCGTACCTCTACCTGCTCCCGGCCCTCCTCGTTTACGGAGGATTCCTGCTCTACCCCGTGGTGCGAACTGCCCAGTTCTCGCTGTATGAGTGGAGCGGATTCGGGCCGGCGACCTTCGTCGGGCTCGACAACTACACGTCGCTCGTGACCGATCAGCGGTTCCTCGCCGCCATCAGCCACGCGTTCTACCTCATCTTGTTCTACGCCATCCTGCCGCTCATCGTCGGCCTGATCCTGGCCGCCATTCTCCGACGGGGCAACGTGCGCGGGATGGGTGTGTACCGGGTGCTCATCTTCGTGCCGCAGGTGATCGCGCTCGTCGTGGTCGCCGTCGCGTGGCGCCAGATCTACACCCCCAACGGCACGCTCAACTCCATGCTCGGCTGGATCGGAGTCGAATCGGACATCGGCTGGTTGGGCGATCCGAATCTCGCGCTCACCGCCGTCGGCATCATCGGGTTCTGGCTCGAAACCGGCCTCGTGATGTTGCTACTGCTGGCGGGCATGAACCGCATCCCCGGCGAGCTGTATGAGGCTGCCCGCCTCGACGGGGCTGGCCCGATCAGTGAGTTCTTCGGCATCACGCTGCCCGCGGTCCGCCCGGAGATCGCCACCTCGCTCGTGCTCACCATCATCGCCGCGCTGAAGACCTTCGACCTGGTGTACATGACCACCAGTGGCGGCCCCGGCACTGCGACGACGGTGCCCAGCTACGAGGTGTACAACCGGGCCTTCCAGCTCAAGCAAGTGGGTTCCGCGTCGGCCGTGGCCGTGTTCCTCACCGTGATGGTGTTCTGCATCAACGTCGTGGTGAACCGCATCGGCGAAGAAAAGAAGGTGTCGCGATGAAGGTATCCGTCGGCGAGAAAGCCCTCAACTACGTCATTTTGACGCTCTTCAGCCTGTTCGCCATCTTCCCGATCATCACCATCGTGCTGACGGCCTTGTCGCCGCAGCTGGGCGTTTCGGAACCTGGCCCGCACTGGCACAACATCGTCGATGCCTGGAACCAGGGCGCGTTCGGCCCAGCGCTGCTGCGTTCGCTCGCCGTCGCAGGCTTCGTGGTGCCCGTCGCGCTCGTGCTCTCAATTCTGGCCGGCTACGCCTTCGGCACCATGCAGTTCCGAGGCTCGACGATCCTGTTCTACCTCTTCCTGTTCGGCATGATGGTGCCCGCCGAGGCCATCATCATCCCCCTGTTCTACGACCTGCGCTCCATGCAGCTCACCGACACTCTCTGGGCGGTAGCCATGCCGCAGGTTGCCCAGTCCATCGCGTTCGGCACGTTCTGGATGCGCGCCCAGTTCCGCGCGATGCCGAGGAGCTTGCTCGAAGCCGCCGCGATCGACCACTGCTCCGGCTTCACCGCGCTGCGCAAGGTGTTCGTCCCTCCCGCCACGGGCTCTATCGCCACCGTCACGGTGCTCATGTTCATGTGGACATGGAACGAGTTCATGATTCCGCTGGTCATGTCGCCGGGAGCTGAGTGGCGCACGGCTCCGCTCGGCCTGTCTGTGTTCAAGGGCCAGTACACCGCCGACGGCGCACTCATGGCGGCCGCTGGGCTCATCATTGCCGCGCCCATCGTCGTGGTATTCCTGATGCTGCAGCGCTACTTCATTGACGGCATGCTGGAAGGATCTGCAAAAGAATGACCGACCACGAACATCTCGACGACTTCTGCGAGCACTGCTGGAATTGGGACCCGCTGCGGGCTACCCGAACCCCCGACGATCCCCCGCTGGACGTGCTCAGCACCGGCACCGTCTTCTTCGACCTCATCTTCACGGGGTTGAGCCGGATGCCGAAGCCGGGCGAGGAACTGTACACGTCGGGAATGGGATCATGCCCAGGCGGCATCGCGAACCTCGCTACCGCGCTCGCGCGCCTGGGCCTGCGCACCGGGCTCGTCGCGGGATTCGGCGACGATGCCTACGCCGATTGGCTGTGGGAGACCCTGGCCGACGGGGAAGGCATCGACCTGTCGTCGTCGCCGCGATTCGAGCATTTCCACTCCGCCACGACGGTGGCGATGACCGTCGACGACGACCGCGCCATGGTCACACACATGCACGAGCTTCCGACCCCGCTCGAGCCCTACATCCTCAGTGCGCCGCAGGCTCGGGCCGCGGTGCTGGACCTGGCCGGCGAGACGTCGTGGTGGCCTACGCTGGCCGCCCGCGGCACGTTGCTGTTCGCTGACATCGGCTACGACGACACCGGCAAGTGGGATCCCGCGGTGCTCGAGCCGTTGCGCCATTGCCACGCGTTCACCCCCAACGCGGTGGAAGCCATGCACTACACGCGCACGGACTCCCCCACCCGGGCGGTGCGGAAGATCGCCGAGCTCGTGCCGCTCGCCGTCGTCACCGACGGTGTTGCCGGCGCGTACGCCATCGACCAAAACACCGGCGAGGAGGCCTACTGCCCCGCGGTAGCCACCGAAGCCATCGACGCCACCGGCGCGGGCGACGTGTTCGCGTCGGGGCTCGTCCTGGGCACGCTGGCTGGCTGGACGCTCGAGCACCGGCTACGGTTCGCGGCGCTGTGCTCGTCGCTGGCGGTGCAGCAGTTCGGTGGCTCGCTGGCGGCGCCGGGCTGGGGCGACATTTCCGACTGGTGGCGCTGCCTGCTGGCCCGCGCCGAGGGCGGCGATCTGAAGGCGGAGTACATCCGCCACGACTACGCCTTCCTCGCCGACGTCATCCCGAGCCACGAGGTGGCTGGCGTCCGGAGGGCGGAGGGCACGTTCGCACTCCACTCCGACCTCCACCACTGAGCAAGCTCAGACGAACTCGCTTCCGGTGATCCTCCGGTAGGCCTCCAGGTAGCGTTCGCGCGTGGCGGCGACCACGTCGTCGGGCAGCGCCGGGGGCTCGGAGGTGCGGTCCCA is a genomic window containing:
- a CDS encoding carbohydrate kinase family protein, coding for MTDHEHLDDFCEHCWNWDPLRATRTPDDPPLDVLSTGTVFFDLIFTGLSRMPKPGEELYTSGMGSCPGGIANLATALARLGLRTGLVAGFGDDAYADWLWETLADGEGIDLSSSPRFEHFHSATTVAMTVDDDRAMVTHMHELPTPLEPYILSAPQARAAVLDLAGETSWWPTLAARGTLLFADIGYDDTGKWDPAVLEPLRHCHAFTPNAVEAMHYTRTDSPTRAVRKIAELVPLAVVTDGVAGAYAIDQNTGEEAYCPAVATEAIDATGAGDVFASGLVLGTLAGWTLEHRLRFAALCSSLAVQQFGGSLAAPGWGDISDWWRCLLARAEGGDLKAEYIRHDYAFLADVIPSHEVAGVRRAEGTFALHSDLHH
- the purS gene encoding phosphoribosylformylglycinamidine synthase subunit PurS, with product MPRVVVNVMPKPEILDPQGKAVTGALHRLGFQGLTVRQGKRFEIDVEGEVTDEVLAQIRAAAETLLANTVIESFDVVTE
- a CDS encoding carbohydrate ABC transporter permease, translated to MSKKGRERPSAVVRGRWTPYLYLLPALLVYGGFLLYPVVRTAQFSLYEWSGFGPATFVGLDNYTSLVTDQRFLAAISHAFYLILFYAILPLIVGLILAAILRRGNVRGMGVYRVLIFVPQVIALVVVAVAWRQIYTPNGTLNSMLGWIGVESDIGWLGDPNLALTAVGIIGFWLETGLVMLLLLAGMNRIPGELYEAARLDGAGPISEFFGITLPAVRPEIATSLVLTIIAALKTFDLVYMTTSGGPGTATTVPSYEVYNRAFQLKQVGSASAVAVFLTVMVFCINVVVNRIGEEKKVSR
- a CDS encoding carbohydrate ABC transporter permease, whose protein sequence is MKVSVGEKALNYVILTLFSLFAIFPIITIVLTALSPQLGVSEPGPHWHNIVDAWNQGAFGPALLRSLAVAGFVVPVALVLSILAGYAFGTMQFRGSTILFYLFLFGMMVPAEAIIIPLFYDLRSMQLTDTLWAVAMPQVAQSIAFGTFWMRAQFRAMPRSLLEAAAIDHCSGFTALRKVFVPPATGSIATVTVLMFMWTWNEFMIPLVMSPGAEWRTAPLGLSVFKGQYTADGALMAAAGLIIAAPIVVVFLMLQRYFIDGMLEGSAKE
- a CDS encoding 6-phospho-beta-glucosidase, which codes for MRLAILGGGGFRTPLVYEAVAQQVTGMHVDEVVLFDVDSTRLRVIERITAEMAAQIGDGATSVRVTNDLTDAVRGADFVFSAIRVGGTAARTVDERVALNLGLLGQETIGPGGLAYALRTIPVMRNVAETIAREAPNAWVINFTNPAGIVTEAMQQVLGQRVVGICDTPIGLVRRVARAFGKEVADVEYDYLGLNHLGWLREVRIDGDDLLPTLLADDALIEGIEEARIVGIDYVRQMAALPNEYLYYYLHTDDAIRRILDAGQTRGEFLQSQQREFYDAASAECCESPLKVWRDALHTREATYMAEGRDEERREEDIAGGGYQDVALRLMTAIATNTSEKMILNVANGAGSDERIVAELPDDLTIEVGCVVDGDGVHPKRLAAPSLEQLGRMSRLRGAERCILDAAVTGDAGAAWEGFATHPLVDSPTKGQQLLDGYLEHSADIAAILER
- a CDS encoding DeoR/GlpR family DNA-binding transcription regulator, translated to MLTEDRHLRIVTAVRDRGFVTVQQLCEALGVSEATVRRDLDALSKAGKLRRLRGGAGDAMGTIRPERDLRSFSEVAEAASEAKRAIGHAAAQLVEDGDVIALDSGTTVAAMCQVLAEKSLTVVTASLAVVDALAQAPAVDLVVVGGLLRANYRSMVGTWAEQMLSQMRVDKAFLGTAGVANDGSVLDSTPSEVPVKRALMRCANSSYLLADAEKFPGSGFLRVSGLDAFSHLVTDAKPQGLAIPDETALVVARSEEQTK
- a CDS encoding ABC transporter substrate-binding protein, with the translated sequence MRRRKFLVLGLAPALALGTLSACAPGSGDSASGETASKAPSEISTDPASLGDVELKVWDQEVRGSQNDALEALNKAFQDKYPNIKIKRTSQSNDDLQQQIALALSGNDVPDVAQVNNARGDMGQYVAAGQLVNLEPYAEAYGWSDRFAESVLSKVRYSDDAKTFGEGSLYGVPQTGEIVGLFYSKKKLEKLGIEAPTTWDEYFAALDKAKEAGEQPMVLGNLEQWPALHVFGPLQANYVSSDEIVKLGMGNAGADWTSDANKEAMTQFAKWAKDGYFGSSPNGTDYDPAWASFGKGTGVFLPAGSWVGTDLEATMKDDLGFMAPPPGVDGKLATTGGTGIPFSIPAKSKNVDAAAAYIDFITSDEAMKIIAEKGGMPVNNTAELAPDSGVQHDIFTAFDKVSSEGTLLPYLDYATPSFADTAGQGLQEALGGQKSPEDVLQSFQDDYSKFVGE